The genome window CAAGTTCGACGCCGCAGTCACCGAGGCCGGAGTCAATCCCGAAGAGGCCCGGACGAAGCTGATCACCAGCGGTCCGCTGTTCGAAGTCCTCGACCGATTGTTCGATGACACCATCGAGGGGAACCTTCTCAGCTGGACCTATCGTGACGGACTGATCCACATCACGACCGAGGACGATATGGTCGGCCGGCTGTTCGTCCGCTCGTACGACGTTTCCCCGCTCGTCGCGCACGGGATTGCCGTGGAAGCGGTCGCCGGCCTGATTCCCGGCGCGACCTCCGGTTCGTGGGACATCGAGGAGCCGGGGACGTCGACCATCAATCCCCTGGGGCGGCGGCTCGTCATCAAGGCGGACTTCCGGCAGCATCGGAAGATCGCCGGACTCCTGGCGGGCCTGCAGTCGATCTTCGGCAGCAAGACCGACGTGATCCTGACGGACGAACCGGAGTCGACGCTGCAGATTCCGGAGATGCTCCGCAAGCCGGGCAGCTTCGAGTTTCCCGACAACCCTCTGGCGGAAGTGGGCCAGTGGATCCTGGAGACGCAGCGTGTTCCGATCCGGTTCCACTCCAGCGTCGTCGAGGCGGGAGTGAATCCCGATGAGGCCAGGATCAACCTCACCCTGCTGAATAAGCCCCTGTCGGTCGTGCTGGGGCTGATGCTGGAGAATGTCCAGGGAACAGAACTGGAAGCGGTCCCGCACCTCGGGGAGCTTTCGGTGATGACGGCGGACACGGCGTACGGGCTTTACGCGACCGGTGTCTACCGCATCCGGGCCTTCGAGGAGGCGGATGTCACGACGGAGCTGATTGCCGCGATCTACGCCACGACCGGCCCGTGGGACCGGGACGAACCCGGCACCGGAACGCTCCAGCAGCCGCATCCCGGCGTCCTTGTCATTCGCCACACCGCCCGCGTTCACGCCGAGATCCAGCGGCTGATCGCCGAGCACCAGAAGACGCTCGTCGCCGTGACTCCCGAGGAACGGGCGGAGCGCGACCGGCACTTTGAGATCCGGCTCTACCGCCTCAAGGGGGAGTCCGAGGACGATATCGTCCAGATCATCCAGACGACGGTCGAGCCCGAAAGCTGGAACAGCATCACCCCGGGCGGCGAAGCCTCCTGGACCCGGATGGTCCACATCAACCGGCCTTCGGACCTCATCGGCGCCGGACTCGGCGGCGGCGGCTTCGGCGGCGGTATGGGGGGAGGCTTCTTCCAGATCGGCGGTGCCCCGGTCGTTACGCCCCCTGGAGGGCCCGGCGCACCAGCCGCCGCTCCGACGAACGGTCCCGGGACTTCCTCCGCTCCGATGACCGGCGGGGGCGGCATGGGGGGAGGCGGCATGGGAGGCGTGGGGGGGGCCGGCGGCATGGAGTCCAAGAAAGAGGCGGCCTTCGAGCCGACGACGGTGCTCCTCGTCCGCAACACGCACGGCGTCCATCGCAAGATCGACGCGCTCCTGCATTCGATCCGTCGCAAGGCGCTCATGCCGTTCGACTCCCCGAGCGCTCCATCGCTGGAACCGATTCCCGAGTACGGCACCGTCTTC of Planctomyces sp. SH-PL14 contains these proteins:
- a CDS encoding permease prefix domain 1-containing protein: MSEQEFDLYLRLMSRLLRLSKDQEAAIADELRDHMEERFTELLRAGLTREQAIERALGEFGDAAGLAREFSSLAWRKRRRFWTRVSLASAVTAAGVAIGLVSFWPRPGFVPLIANPLLADNDAEKITKPAAESPAEENSAPSEASGLVIHSSAKAGLPRELTMPVSLELVDVTLKELTDHLSQTTALPIKFDAAVTEAGVNPEEARTKLITSGPLFEVLDRLFDDTIEGNLLSWTYRDGLIHITTEDDMVGRLFVRSYDVSPLVAHGIAVEAVAGLIPGATSGSWDIEEPGTSTINPLGRRLVIKADFRQHRKIAGLLAGLQSIFGSKTDVILTDEPESTLQIPEMLRKPGSFEFPDNPLAEVGQWILETQRVPIRFHSSVVEAGVNPDEARINLTLLNKPLSVVLGLMLENVQGTELEAVPHLGELSVMTADTAYGLYATGVYRIRAFEEADVTTELIAAIYATTGPWDRDEPGTGTLQQPHPGVLVIRHTARVHAEIQRLIAEHQKTLVAVTPEERAERDRHFEIRLYRLKGESEDDIVQIIQTTVEPESWNSITPGGEASWTRMVHINRPSDLIGAGLGGGGFGGGMGGGFFQIGGAPVVTPPGGPGAPAAAPTNGPGTSSAPMTGGGGMGGGGMGGVGGAGGMESKKEAAFEPTTVLLVRNTHGVHRKIDALLHSIRRKALMPFDSPSAPSLEPIPEYGTVFKLPGSGG